The following are encoded in a window of Amphibacillus xylanus NBRC 15112 genomic DNA:
- a CDS encoding YeiH family protein has product MKKIVNNIPGFLLALTIALIATYIESLLPIPIIGASVMAIFIGMILNQLKKTNQLIKTGLVFTSKRILKFSIILLGASLSIGTILNVGKLSLSVMFFTLLTAFGGGYFIGKWLGLDWKLSNMISAGTGICGGSAIAAMAPVIDAKDNDIAYAMSATFIFDVLMIILFPIMGRLMGLSDIAYGLWTGTAVNDTSSVVAAGYAYSEAAGDFATMVKLTRTLSIIPTVLVFSLISARVKAKSAQKIHARQHKIKISSLFPWFILGFVMMAIFNSLGFIPETVSVTIKAISKFLMVTSLAAIGLNTDFREMKKSGINPMIHGFIISALVVIVSLVVQYFMGLL; this is encoded by the coding sequence ATGAAAAAAATAGTTAATAACATACCTGGTTTTTTACTTGCTTTAACAATTGCTTTAATTGCAACGTATATTGAATCATTATTACCAATCCCTATCATCGGGGCTTCTGTTATGGCAATCTTTATCGGTATGATTTTAAATCAACTAAAAAAAACAAATCAACTGATCAAAACAGGTTTAGTTTTTACTTCAAAACGCATACTTAAGTTTTCTATTATTTTATTAGGTGCTTCCTTAAGTATTGGCACGATTTTAAATGTTGGGAAGTTATCATTATCTGTTATGTTTTTCACATTACTAACTGCTTTTGGTGGCGGTTATTTTATTGGTAAGTGGCTCGGCTTAGATTGGAAATTATCTAATATGATTTCTGCTGGTACTGGCATTTGTGGGGGATCAGCTATCGCGGCTATGGCTCCTGTAATAGATGCAAAAGACAATGATATTGCTTATGCTATGTCAGCTACTTTTATCTTTGACGTCTTAATGATTATCTTATTCCCTATCATGGGACGTTTAATGGGACTAAGTGATATTGCTTATGGATTATGGACAGGTACAGCCGTAAATGATACGTCAAGTGTAGTTGCAGCAGGATATGCATATAGTGAGGCTGCTGGAGACTTTGCTACAATGGTCAAACTAACGCGAACACTTTCAATTATTCCAACAGTATTAGTTTTTTCATTAATTAGCGCCCGGGTAAAAGCTAAATCTGCTCAAAAAATTCACGCAAGACAACATAAAATTAAGATCAGCTCATTATTCCCATGGTTTATTTTAGGTTTTGTTATGATGGCTATTTTTAATAGCTTAGGCTTCATTCCCGAAACTGTATCAGTGACGATCAAGGCGATTAGCAAGTTCCTAATGGTAACTTCACTTGCTGCGATTGGCTTAAATACGGATTTCCGTGAAATGAAAAAGTCTGGTATTAATCCAATGATTCATGGGTTTATTATTTCAGCACTAGTCGTCATTGTTTCACTAGTCGTACAATATTTTATGGGTTTACTATAA
- a CDS encoding beta-glucoside-specific PTS transporter subunit IIABC, with translation MKYEDLAKDIIENVGGKENVQSVIHCITRLRFKLKDESKANTEYLKNHDEIVTVRQSGGQYQVVIGNHVPEVYKAVSSVGGFESTGQSQQDSGEKGSLFNQFIEIISGIFQPILAVLVASGMIKGFLALFVALDVLNAESGTYAIFNAIGDGLFYFLPIFLGYTSMRKFGGSPFLGMVIASALVYPTLDPSLGGFAASEPSYMLFSGTLFESAVHLEFLGIPVILMTYAMSVIPIIIANYFAAKLENGLAKVIPNVIKTFVVPLLTMLIIIPLTFIVIGPVATWASQLLGQGTTWLYGLSPIIAGAFLGGLWLVFVMFGLHWGLVPVALNNFASQGWDPILALIFAHSFALAGAILAIWIRTRSEKIKSLSFPAFLSAIFGVTEPGMYGLALPLKRPFTYTLISSAVGGAIIGLFGTVGHEFAGLGVFQWPSFVHPEEGLNTAFMGSVIAVVVATVLAFVLTYFFGGINKQNEESVEQPTQATNAEGIQSELIESPLKGEVLELSETSDDAFASGALGKGVAIIPSEGRLVSPVNGKVSALFGTNHAIGIETEHGAELLIHIGIDTVQLNGQHFKAHVSQGDQVTKGQLLIEFNIDEIKQAGYDIVTPVVVTNSNEYQSIVQIKKGLTQIGEPILDLES, from the coding sequence ATGAAGTACGAAGATTTAGCAAAGGACATTATTGAAAATGTCGGTGGTAAAGAAAACGTTCAAAGTGTGATTCACTGTATTACTCGTCTTCGTTTTAAGTTAAAAGATGAATCGAAGGCAAATACAGAATACTTAAAGAATCATGACGAGATCGTTACAGTTCGACAAAGTGGTGGTCAATATCAAGTTGTTATTGGTAATCATGTGCCTGAGGTCTACAAGGCAGTCAGCTCTGTAGGTGGGTTTGAGTCTACTGGTCAAAGTCAACAAGACAGTGGAGAAAAAGGTAGTCTATTTAATCAATTTATTGAGATAATCTCAGGTATTTTCCAACCGATTCTAGCAGTTCTTGTCGCTTCAGGTATGATTAAAGGTTTCTTGGCACTTTTTGTCGCACTAGATGTACTTAATGCTGAAAGTGGTACTTACGCAATTTTTAATGCCATTGGAGATGGATTATTTTACTTCTTACCGATTTTCCTAGGTTATACTTCAATGAGGAAATTCGGTGGTTCCCCATTTCTAGGGATGGTAATTGCAAGTGCATTAGTCTATCCAACGCTTGATCCATCACTTGGCGGATTTGCAGCAAGTGAACCGTCATATATGCTTTTTTCAGGGACTTTATTTGAATCAGCAGTCCATCTAGAGTTCTTAGGAATTCCGGTTATTTTAATGACTTATGCTATGTCGGTAATTCCAATTATTATTGCGAACTATTTCGCTGCTAAACTAGAAAATGGTCTGGCAAAGGTCATTCCTAATGTCATTAAAACATTTGTTGTTCCGTTATTGACGATGTTGATCATTATTCCACTTACCTTTATCGTGATAGGACCGGTTGCAACATGGGCAAGTCAACTGCTCGGACAAGGAACAACTTGGCTCTATGGACTAAGCCCAATTATAGCTGGTGCCTTCTTAGGTGGTTTATGGCTTGTATTTGTTATGTTTGGTTTACATTGGGGACTTGTTCCAGTTGCGTTAAATAACTTTGCTAGTCAAGGTTGGGACCCAATTCTAGCATTAATCTTTGCACACTCATTTGCACTAGCAGGTGCAATTTTAGCAATTTGGATTCGAACAAGAAGTGAAAAAATAAAATCACTAAGTTTCCCAGCATTCCTTTCAGCTATATTTGGTGTAACTGAACCAGGTATGTACGGTCTTGCTTTACCATTAAAACGTCCGTTTACTTACACGTTGATTTCATCTGCAGTTGGTGGTGCGATTATCGGTCTATTTGGAACTGTCGGTCATGAATTTGCTGGATTAGGTGTATTCCAGTGGCCGAGTTTTGTCCATCCAGAGGAAGGCTTAAATACAGCCTTTATGGGTTCAGTCATTGCTGTTGTCGTTGCGACAGTTTTAGCTTTCGTCTTAACTTATTTCTTCGGTGGAATTAATAAGCAAAATGAAGAATCCGTTGAACAACCTACTCAAGCAACAAATGCTGAAGGTATTCAAAGTGAATTGATTGAATCACCTTTAAAAGGAGAGGTGCTTGAATTATCTGAGACTTCCGATGATGCGTTTGCTTCAGGTGCATTAGGAAAAGGAGTCGCGATTATTCCTAGTGAAGGGAGATTAGTTTCACCTGTCAACGGAAAAGTTTCAGCTTTGTTTGGAACTAATCATGCCATTGGAATTGAAACAGAGCATGGTGCTGAATTGTTAATTCATATTGGTATTGATACGGTTCAACTAAATGGACAGCATTTTAAAGCACATGTCAGCCAAGGTGATCAAGTTACAAAAGGTCAACTTCTAATCGAATTTAATATTGATGAGATTAAACAGGCAGGATATGATATTGTAACGCCAGTTGTCGTAACAAATAGCAATGAATATCAATCGATTGTACAAATTAAAAAAGGTCTAACACAAATAGGTGAGCCAATTTTAGATTTAGAAAGCTAG
- a CDS encoding LysR family transcriptional regulator, with protein MLDQKLFTFLKVAQLKNYTKAAKELHLTQPAVTQQIKKLEDHYGCQLFDIKGKSVNLTPQGEALYHYAKFQVANENQLIDQLKKYETPIKIGATLSIADYYLPPYLSKYIKNYDELISVTVQNTQTIIDMLLNNELYCAFIEGIFDKSIFQYYQFNQTKFLPVARKGHPLEGLNLELSDIHKYPLILREKGSGTREIYENFLYQNNDTLASANKIYEINSFGILKNLLGNSDAISFMYEEVAREEVENGELCFLSINHYSIERPLYFIYPKNSLLKNRIERFYQRLMN; from the coding sequence ATGCTAGATCAAAAGTTGTTTACTTTTTTAAAAGTTGCTCAATTAAAAAATTATACTAAGGCAGCAAAGGAGCTACACTTAACCCAACCAGCCGTTACACAGCAGATCAAAAAGTTGGAGGATCATTATGGTTGTCAATTATTTGATATCAAAGGTAAATCGGTTAATTTAACGCCTCAAGGAGAGGCATTGTATCATTATGCTAAATTTCAAGTAGCGAATGAAAATCAATTGATTGATCAACTCAAAAAGTATGAGACACCCATTAAGATTGGTGCAACACTTTCAATTGCTGACTATTATTTACCACCTTATTTAAGTAAATACATAAAAAATTATGATGAGTTAATCTCGGTAACAGTCCAAAACACACAAACTATTATTGATATGTTGCTGAATAACGAATTGTATTGTGCGTTTATTGAAGGGATTTTTGATAAGTCAATTTTTCAGTACTATCAGTTTAATCAAACTAAGTTTCTCCCTGTCGCGAGAAAAGGTCACCCTTTAGAAGGATTAAATTTGGAGCTTTCAGATATACACAAATATCCTCTAATATTAAGAGAAAAAGGATCAGGAACTAGAGAGATTTATGAAAATTTCCTTTATCAAAATAATGATACGCTTGCAAGTGCTAATAAAATTTATGAGATTAATAGCTTCGGAATCTTGAAAAACCTACTTGGAAATTCAGATGCGATCTCATTTATGTATGAAGAAGTGGCAAGGGAAGAAGTTGAGAATGGAGAGTTATGCTTTCTTTCAATCAATCATTATTCGATTGAAAGGCCATTATACTTTATCTATCCGAAAAATAGCTTACTAAAGAATAGAATTGAAAGGTTTTATCAGAGATTAATGAATTAA
- a CDS encoding tRNA dihydrouridine synthase: MKENFWRDLPRPFFILAPMEDVTDVVFRHVVSEAARPDVFFTEFTNTVSYCHPEGKESVRGRLTFTEDEQPIVAHIWGDEPKYFRQMSIGLAEMGFKGIDINMGCPVPNVASKGKGAGLIRFPDRAAEIIEATKAGGLPVSVKTRLGYTYLSEWRDWLTHILKQDIANLSIHLRTRKEMSDFDAHWELIPEIKQLRDEIAPDTLLTINGDIPDRQTGLELVEKFGVDGVMIGRGIFKNPFAFEKEPREHSHDELLNLLKLHLDLFDHYAKLEDRSFKPLRRFFKIYVRGFRGASELRNELMSTETTDDVREILKRYV; this comes from the coding sequence ATGAAAGAAAATTTTTGGCGGGATTTACCGCGACCATTTTTTATTTTAGCACCAATGGAAGATGTAACAGATGTTGTCTTTCGTCATGTTGTGAGTGAAGCGGCACGTCCAGATGTATTTTTCACAGAGTTCACAAATACAGTTAGCTATTGCCACCCTGAAGGTAAGGAGAGTGTTCGGGGGAGATTAACTTTTACTGAAGATGAACAACCGATCGTAGCACATATTTGGGGTGATGAGCCTAAATACTTTAGACAAATGAGTATCGGTTTAGCTGAGATGGGCTTTAAAGGGATCGATATTAATATGGGCTGTCCTGTTCCGAACGTAGCTTCAAAAGGGAAAGGTGCTGGCTTGATCAGATTCCCTGATCGGGCGGCTGAAATTATTGAAGCAACAAAAGCAGGTGGACTGCCAGTCAGTGTTAAGACAAGGCTCGGTTACACTTATTTAAGTGAATGGCGAGATTGGTTAACACATATCTTAAAGCAAGATATTGCAAACTTATCGATTCATTTACGAACGCGTAAAGAAATGAGTGATTTCGATGCACATTGGGAGTTGATCCCTGAGATCAAGCAGTTGCGTGACGAAATCGCACCAGATACATTATTAACAATTAATGGTGATATTCCTGATCGTCAGACGGGATTAGAACTTGTTGAAAAGTTTGGTGTTGATGGTGTCATGATCGGTCGTGGCATTTTCAAAAATCCATTTGCTTTTGAAAAAGAGCCTAGAGAACATAGCCATGACGAATTGCTTAATTTGTTAAAACTTCACTTAGATTTATTTGATCATTATGCTAAACTTGAAGATCGTTCCTTTAAACCGTTAAGACGTTTTTTCAAGATTTACGTTCGTGGCTTTAGAGGTGCGAGCGAATTAAGGAATGAATTGATGAGTACTGAGACGACTGACGACGTACGTGAAATATTAAAACGCTATGTGTAA
- a CDS encoding VOC family protein has translation MGFHQKPSTFVSHVRLKVENLERSLAYYQEIIGFDILERTSTTVELTADGKTSILSLEQPKGVKPKKPRTTGMYHFALLLPTKKDLADFVMHLAKNDVQVAAGDHLVSEALYIKDPDGNDIEIYVDRDPNVWKWSNGEVAMTTDPVNFQELLTHQVPGESWQGLPKDTIMGHIHLYVAELDKTEQFYVEGLGFEVVNRFGGQALFLSTAKYHHHIAVNTWNGVGAPRPEENSAGMDYYRLIYNDEAAVKATIANLEKIGATITQENDRIMTSDPAGNRIQLSY, from the coding sequence ATGGGATTTCATCAAAAACCATCAACATTTGTCAGTCATGTTCGATTGAAGGTTGAGAATTTGGAACGGTCTTTAGCATATTATCAAGAAATTATTGGTTTTGATATTTTAGAACGGACAAGTACGACAGTGGAGTTAACTGCAGATGGTAAGACGAGTATATTATCACTTGAGCAACCAAAAGGTGTAAAACCGAAAAAACCACGAACAACAGGAATGTATCACTTTGCTCTACTCTTACCAACGAAAAAGGATCTAGCAGACTTTGTTATGCACTTGGCGAAAAATGATGTGCAAGTAGCAGCAGGGGATCACTTAGTTAGTGAAGCACTATATATTAAAGATCCGGATGGAAATGATATTGAAATTTATGTTGATCGTGATCCAAATGTATGGAAATGGAGCAATGGTGAGGTTGCAATGACGACTGATCCAGTTAATTTTCAAGAATTATTAACACATCAAGTGCCTGGTGAATCATGGCAAGGACTTCCTAAAGATACAATTATGGGGCATATCCATTTGTATGTTGCTGAGTTAGATAAGACTGAACAGTTTTATGTTGAAGGTCTAGGATTTGAAGTGGTTAATCGATTTGGTGGTCAAGCACTATTCTTATCGACTGCTAAATATCATCATCATATTGCAGTTAATACATGGAATGGTGTAGGGGCTCCTAGACCAGAAGAAAATAGTGCTGGTATGGATTATTACCGATTAATATATAATGATGAAGCGGCTGTTAAAGCGACGATTGCTAATCTAGAAAAAATCGGTGCAACGATTACCCAAGAAAATGATCGAATTATGACATCAGATCCTGCGGGAAATCGAATTCAATTATCGTATTAA
- a CDS encoding site-2 protease family protein, producing the protein MKKKYIWITFFYLACAAFGFFGAYFGLFDIFFADLSLLNIGAFCLLFLISLFLIINIHEFGHFVFGKLLGYQLLMYQIGILNFTYENGKMKFSFKKTKGFDGFCAMIPSEGTNAFDKKHLLFYAGGIIFNIVTGVVALVIAPQLTNFYIRNFNYLFGFISIILAFINLVPFKTSGNQYTDGKYIIGIISGNQQVRGLLALQNVMTQLAGGIRPKQLNFDQNELGQFEDPTLDFLQYFQALDQGNDSLAKTQIEKIISKLDDVSSIALPGYYYEIITAGILFGQPDWVETYYPKAEKMLNLDRDLNGERVKAYYAWYKDNISKAKQHIKQAKAVADKFPFRGQAQMELSLINQLEAKIEQLSPSAQ; encoded by the coding sequence TTGAAAAAGAAATATATATGGATAACTTTCTTTTACCTAGCTTGTGCGGCATTTGGCTTTTTTGGAGCATATTTTGGTCTATTTGATATTTTTTTTGCCGACCTTTCTCTACTTAACATCGGTGCATTCTGTCTGTTATTTCTAATAAGTTTATTTTTAATCATTAATATTCATGAGTTTGGACATTTTGTATTTGGTAAGTTGCTAGGTTATCAGCTATTAATGTACCAAATTGGCATTTTGAATTTTACATACGAAAACGGTAAGATGAAATTTTCCTTTAAAAAGACAAAAGGTTTTGACGGATTTTGTGCAATGATCCCATCAGAAGGTACGAATGCCTTTGATAAAAAGCATTTGTTATTTTATGCAGGTGGTATTATTTTTAACATCGTAACAGGTGTAGTTGCCCTAGTTATTGCCCCACAATTAACAAACTTTTATATCCGAAATTTCAATTATCTATTTGGCTTCATTAGTATTATATTAGCTTTTATTAATTTAGTTCCTTTTAAAACATCAGGTAATCAATATACTGATGGGAAGTACATTATCGGTATTATCAGTGGGAATCAACAAGTAAGAGGACTACTTGCACTACAAAATGTCATGACACAACTAGCCGGTGGCATCCGACCGAAACAACTAAACTTTGATCAAAACGAACTAGGTCAATTTGAAGATCCAACATTAGATTTTTTACAATACTTCCAAGCACTTGATCAAGGCAATGACAGCCTTGCAAAGACACAAATAGAAAAAATAATATCAAAATTAGATGACGTATCATCAATTGCTTTACCAGGATATTATTATGAAATCATTACTGCCGGTATTTTATTTGGTCAGCCTGATTGGGTGGAAACATACTATCCAAAAGCTGAGAAAATGTTAAACCTTGATCGCGATTTAAACGGAGAACGAGTAAAGGCTTATTATGCTTGGTACAAAGATAATATTTCAAAAGCTAAGCAACATATTAAACAAGCAAAAGCTGTTGCAGATAAATTTCCGTTCCGTGGACAAGCACAGATGGAATTATCGCTAATTAATCAATTAGAGGCAAAAATTGAGCAGCTTTCTCCTTCAGCACAGTAA
- a CDS encoding glycoside hydrolase family 9 protein, producing MSLVRQIKVNQLGYPVDADKIAVLTAKCSEFEVVNQKTKKIVYRGELSEPIEDQASNEVVYHADFSNVSDSGHYYIQADGVRSATFLISDNPYFEARQGILKAFYFFRCGMELTEEYAGEWAHKACHLAESIVFDNQECKLDGTGGWHDAGDYGKYTVPGAKAVADLLLAYELRPNAFNQAIPIPETDGVIPDILHECRYELDWLLKMQELETGAVYHKLTTLEFPGLDVMPEDDLDPQYLTPVSATATGTFAATMAMAARIYKPFDQEFAAVCLERAEKAWQWLLMNPDVPGFKNPVEITTGEYGDEDDRDERFWAAAELYRTTGNENYHQALIELADEDFSKTEFGWADMGGYGTTAYLLNGKALSNHDVYQKLMSELIHEAEKLLNNCSKDGYLISLENEDYVWGSNMGVMNKAMTLLLAHHFTGNVAYKNCALDHVHYLFGRNALDISYVTGFGDRPVMEPHHRPSVGDQVDAPVPGLVSGGPNAGLQDEYAAAHLQGKAPAKCFVDHEDSYATNEVTVYWNSPALFVLAHF from the coding sequence GTGAGTCTTGTACGTCAAATTAAAGTCAATCAATTAGGTTATCCAGTTGATGCAGACAAAATAGCTGTCTTAACTGCGAAATGTTCTGAATTTGAAGTCGTTAATCAAAAGACAAAGAAAATCGTTTATCGAGGAGAATTGTCGGAGCCTATTGAAGATCAAGCAAGCAATGAAGTGGTTTATCATGCGGATTTTTCTAACGTATCAGATAGTGGCCACTACTATATTCAAGCAGATGGTGTAAGATCTGCTACATTTTTGATTAGTGACAACCCCTATTTTGAGGCTCGTCAAGGTATTTTAAAGGCATTTTATTTTTTCCGTTGTGGTATGGAACTAACAGAGGAGTATGCTGGGGAGTGGGCCCATAAGGCTTGTCATCTAGCAGAAAGTATTGTATTTGATAATCAAGAATGTAAGTTGGATGGTACAGGTGGTTGGCATGACGCAGGAGATTATGGCAAATACACGGTACCGGGTGCCAAAGCAGTGGCTGATTTATTACTAGCTTATGAGCTTAGACCAAATGCATTTAATCAAGCGATCCCAATTCCTGAAACTGATGGTGTGATACCTGATATTTTACACGAATGTCGATATGAGCTGGACTGGCTGTTGAAAATGCAGGAGCTTGAAACTGGCGCCGTGTACCATAAACTGACTACACTAGAATTTCCAGGACTTGATGTCATGCCTGAGGATGATCTTGATCCTCAGTACTTAACACCTGTTTCGGCAACTGCAACTGGAACATTTGCAGCAACGATGGCAATGGCGGCAAGAATATATAAGCCATTTGATCAAGAATTTGCGGCTGTTTGTTTGGAACGTGCTGAAAAAGCATGGCAATGGTTGCTCATGAATCCAGATGTTCCTGGATTTAAAAACCCAGTAGAAATAACGACTGGTGAATATGGTGATGAAGATGATCGTGATGAACGATTCTGGGCGGCTGCAGAGCTATACCGTACAACTGGTAATGAAAATTATCATCAAGCATTGATTGAGCTAGCGGATGAGGATTTTTCAAAAACTGAATTCGGATGGGCTGACATGGGCGGATATGGAACCACTGCCTACTTGCTTAATGGTAAAGCATTAAGTAATCATGATGTCTACCAAAAGCTTATGTCAGAATTAATTCATGAAGCTGAGAAGTTGCTTAATAATTGTTCAAAAGATGGCTACTTAATTTCTCTTGAAAATGAGGATTATGTTTGGGGTAGTAATATGGGTGTGATGAATAAGGCTATGACGCTATTATTGGCTCACCATTTTACTGGCAATGTGGCATATAAAAATTGTGCACTCGATCATGTTCATTATTTATTTGGTCGAAATGCATTAGATATTAGCTACGTGACTGGATTTGGTGATCGACCAGTAATGGAGCCACATCATCGTCCATCTGTAGGAGACCAAGTTGATGCGCCTGTTCCGGGTTTAGTTTCTGGAGGGCCAAATGCGGGATTACAGGATGAATATGCAGCAGCACATCTTCAAGGTAAGGCACCAGCCAAATGCTTTGTTGACCATGAAGATAGTTATGCAACAAATGAAGTGACGGTTTATTGGAATTCACCAGCTCTGTTTGTATTGGCACATTTTTAA
- a CDS encoding winged helix-turn-helix transcriptional regulator: protein MAEPVICPKFEKAILLLSKRWTALVIYQLLNGTQRFNEIQSAIGISGKVLSDRLKDLEQEGIVHREVIPDTPVIIQYSLTDKGRSMEPIIQSIEHWSQDWMAHD from the coding sequence ATGGCAGAACCAGTTATTTGTCCTAAATTTGAAAAAGCAATTTTATTATTAAGTAAGCGATGGACTGCTCTGGTCATTTATCAATTACTAAACGGTACCCAGCGTTTTAATGAAATTCAATCAGCAATTGGTATCAGTGGCAAGGTCTTATCTGATCGATTAAAAGACCTAGAGCAAGAGGGGATTGTGCATCGTGAAGTTATTCCCGATACACCTGTTATTATTCAATATTCTTTAACAGACAAAGGACGCTCAATGGAGCCAATCATTCAATCAATTGAGCATTGGTCACAAGACTGGATGGCACACGACTAA
- the mgtE gene encoding magnesium transporter, whose protein sequence is MHRLQDQKKERFKNRIINRLDQKDLKTFRSLYLSLHSQDQVDIFYAFNEEQRKLAYYYLSSKEMAIIFTGLEIEDQEKIYREMDINYSTEMFNEMFTDDVAMFLTEIDPEQAEEILSLMEPNRSRKVKRLMSYADETAGSIMTTDLIYISLTDTVAEVHEKLRDKAVSAEIVYYLYVIDEEQKLVGVVSLRDLITAALTDTVESIMSTKVISVPEDMDQEDVGKIIKKYDFLAVPVVSRQNHLLGIITVDDIMDILEEETTEDFEDISAASGSTDIDLTGIETAKKRAPWIVTLTFLGLLTGGVIGYFEETLESVVLLSVFIPMIMDSAGNVGTQSLTVAVRGLALGNIKRDGFIRLIKRELTAGFYLGLISMIAIIILISIIYQNWLLAVIVGVSLLCTLTISTVVGFVIPLVINKLNFDPAIASGPFITTVNDIVGLIIYFSIATALMAFL, encoded by the coding sequence ATGCACCGTTTACAAGATCAAAAGAAAGAGAGATTTAAAAATCGAATCATCAATCGCTTGGATCAAAAAGATTTAAAAACCTTTCGCTCTCTTTATTTATCATTACATTCACAAGATCAAGTAGATATTTTTTATGCATTTAATGAAGAACAGAGAAAACTTGCATATTACTACTTATCTTCTAAAGAAATGGCGATTATTTTTACTGGATTAGAAATAGAAGATCAAGAAAAGATCTATCGTGAAATGGATATTAATTATTCAACAGAAATGTTTAATGAGATGTTTACAGATGATGTGGCGATGTTTTTAACTGAAATTGATCCTGAACAAGCTGAAGAAATTCTATCACTGATGGAGCCTAACAGATCAAGGAAAGTAAAGCGTTTAATGTCATATGCTGATGAAACAGCTGGCTCAATTATGACAACAGATTTAATATATATTTCTTTAACTGATACAGTGGCTGAGGTTCATGAAAAGCTACGTGATAAGGCAGTAAGTGCAGAGATAGTTTATTACTTGTATGTCATTGATGAAGAGCAAAAGCTTGTTGGCGTTGTCTCGCTACGGGATCTGATTACAGCTGCGCTAACTGATACAGTTGAGTCGATTATGAGTACAAAAGTAATCTCAGTTCCAGAGGATATGGATCAAGAAGACGTTGGGAAAATTATTAAAAAGTATGACTTTCTTGCAGTTCCAGTAGTATCGAGACAAAATCATTTACTAGGAATTATTACAGTGGATGATATTATGGATATATTAGAAGAAGAGACAACAGAAGATTTCGAAGATATTTCTGCTGCTTCAGGCTCAACAGATATAGATCTAACAGGTATTGAAACAGCCAAAAAGCGCGCACCTTGGATTGTTACATTGACTTTTCTTGGCTTGCTCACAGGTGGCGTCATTGGTTATTTTGAAGAAACTTTAGAGTCAGTTGTGCTCTTATCTGTCTTTATTCCAATGATCATGGATTCGGCAGGTAATGTTGGTACTCAATCATTAACTGTCGCCGTTCGAGGACTTGCTCTTGGTAATATTAAACGAGACGGTTTTATTCGATTAATCAAACGAGAATTAACAGCGGGCTTCTATCTTGGATTAATTTCGATGATTGCAATTATTATATTAATCTCAATTATTTATCAAAACTGGCTCTTAGCGGTTATCGTAGGCGTATCTTTACTATGTACGCTAACGATTTCGACAGTTGTAGGCTTTGTCATTCCGTTAGTAATCAATAAGCTGAACTTCGATCCAGCAATTGCTTCAGGTCCATTTATTACAACAGTCAATGATATTGTTGGTTTAATTATTTATTTTTCAATAGCGACAGCGTTAATGGCTTTTTTATAA